The following are from one region of the Heliomicrobium undosum genome:
- the groES gene encoding co-chaperone GroES, with the protein MNIKPLADRVVLKPIEAEEKTAFGIIVPDTAKEKPQQGEVVAVGIGRLLDNGERAALEVTVGDRVIYSKYSGTEIKIEGNEYLILNERDILAKL; encoded by the coding sequence ATGAACATCAAACCTTTGGCTGATCGGGTTGTATTGAAGCCCATCGAAGCGGAAGAAAAAACCGCATTTGGCATCATCGTGCCGGACACCGCCAAAGAAAAACCCCAGCAAGGCGAAGTCGTGGCTGTGGGCATCGGCCGTCTGCTCGACAACGGCGAGCGGGCCGCTCTGGAAGTGACCGTCGGCGACCGGGTCATCTACAGCAAATACTCGGGCACCGAGATCAAGATCGAAGGCAATGAGTACCTGATCCTCAACGAACGCGACATCCTGGCCAAGCTGTAA
- the groL gene encoding chaperonin GroEL (60 kDa chaperone family; promotes refolding of misfolded polypeptides especially under stressful conditions; forms two stacked rings of heptamers to form a barrel-shaped 14mer; ends can be capped by GroES; misfolded proteins enter the barrel where they are refolded when GroES binds) — protein MAKMIVFNEEARRALEKGVNTLAEAVRVTLGPKGRNVVLEKKFGSPLITNDGVTIAKEIELENPIENMGAQLVKEVATKTNDVAGDGTTTATILAQAIIREGMKNVAAGANPMVLKRGIESAVEKAVAEIKAISKPVESKEAIAQVAAISAGDATIGNLIAEAMEKVGKDGVITVEESKGFTTDLEVVEGMNFDRGYISPYMITDPDKMEAVLNDPFILITDKKISSIKEILPILERVVQSGKQLMIIAEDVEGEALATLVVNKLRGTFTCVAVKAPGFGDRRKAMLEDIAILTGGRVVSEEVGIKLDSATIDMLGRARQVRINKEETILVDGAGSADDIKARIAQIRRQHEESTSEFDKEKLQERLAKLAGGVAVIQVGAATETELKDKKLRIEDALNATRAAVEEGIVPGGGTALVSIQKALDSVEVPAGDQATGVAIIRRSLEEPLRQIANNAGYEGSVVVEKVKSLPVGQGFNAATEVYEDMIAAGIVDPAKVTRSALQNAASIAAMLLTTEAIVADKPEKKDGPAMPPGMGGMGGMDMGM, from the coding sequence ATGGCTAAAATGATCGTCTTCAACGAAGAGGCCCGCCGCGCCCTGGAAAAAGGCGTCAACACCCTGGCGGAAGCCGTTCGTGTCACCCTTGGCCCCAAAGGCCGCAACGTCGTTCTGGAGAAGAAGTTCGGTTCTCCCCTGATCACCAACGACGGCGTCACCATCGCCAAAGAGATCGAACTGGAAAACCCCATTGAAAACATGGGCGCCCAACTGGTCAAAGAAGTCGCCACCAAGACCAACGATGTGGCCGGTGACGGCACCACCACCGCCACCATCCTGGCCCAAGCCATCATCCGCGAAGGCATGAAGAACGTCGCCGCCGGCGCCAACCCCATGGTGCTGAAGCGGGGCATCGAGAGCGCCGTTGAGAAGGCTGTCGCCGAGATCAAGGCCATCTCCAAGCCTGTCGAGAGCAAAGAAGCCATCGCCCAGGTTGCCGCCATCTCCGCCGGCGACGCCACCATCGGCAACCTGATCGCCGAAGCCATGGAGAAAGTCGGCAAAGACGGCGTCATCACCGTCGAAGAGTCCAAAGGCTTCACCACCGACCTAGAAGTCGTCGAAGGCATGAACTTCGACCGCGGCTACATCTCTCCCTACATGATCACCGACCCCGACAAGATGGAGGCCGTCCTCAACGACCCCTTCATCCTGATCACCGATAAGAAGATCTCCTCCATCAAAGAGATCCTGCCCATCCTGGAGCGTGTCGTCCAGAGCGGCAAGCAACTGATGATCATCGCTGAAGACGTAGAAGGCGAAGCCCTGGCCACCCTGGTTGTCAACAAGCTGCGCGGCACCTTCACCTGCGTCGCCGTCAAAGCCCCCGGCTTCGGTGACCGCCGCAAAGCCATGCTGGAAGACATCGCCATCCTCACCGGCGGCCGCGTCGTCTCTGAGGAAGTCGGCATCAAGCTCGACAGCGCCACCATCGACATGCTGGGCCGCGCCCGTCAGGTCCGCATCAACAAAGAAGAGACCATCCTCGTCGACGGCGCCGGCAGCGCCGACGATATCAAGGCCCGCATCGCCCAGATCCGCCGTCAACATGAAGAGTCCACCTCCGAGTTCGACAAGGAAAAACTGCAAGAGCGCCTGGCCAAACTGGCTGGCGGTGTTGCCGTCATCCAAGTCGGCGCCGCGACCGAAACCGAACTCAAAGACAAGAAGCTGCGCATCGAAGACGCCCTGAACGCCACCCGCGCGGCCGTTGAAGAGGGCATCGTCCCTGGCGGCGGCACCGCTCTGGTCAGCATTCAGAAAGCCCTCGACAGCGTGGAAGTTCCCGCCGGCGATCAAGCGACCGGTGTGGCCATCATTCGCCGCTCCCTGGAAGAACCCCTCCGTCAGATCGCTAACAACGCCGGTTACGAAGGCTCCGTCGTTGTCGAGAAGGTCAAGTCCCTGCCCGTCGGCCAAGGCTTCAACGCCGCCACCGAAGTGTATGAAGACATGATCGCCGCCGGCATCGTCGACCCCGCCAAAGTGACCCGTTCGGCCCTGCAAAACGCCGCTTCCATCGCCGCCATGCTGCTGACGACGGAAGCCATCGTGGCCGACAAGCCCGAGAAGAAAGACGGCCCCGCGATGCCCCCCGGCATGGGCGGCATGGGCGGCATGGACATGGGGATGTAA
- a CDS encoding N-acetylmuramoyl-L-alanine amidase family protein produces the protein MRSVFMIVGKHPRLWVTAVLALSAVLIYAGIDRLLEDRTVQSLSGMIQDKVVAIDPGHGGEDGGAKGTRGTQEKVVNLQIAKKVVDQLNQAGGKAILTRETEDNLSVGQWSQRSELTKRVEKAQAANALVYVSIHANSFPVSPSCSGAQVFYQPGSAEGKRLALHIQKEMTQRVGNKDKRQAKAEDYFVLRMTKCPAVMVETGFLSNAAEEALLLKDDYQDKLAQGIATGIARYLAGEPAEEPKGATTDAPGGFIPEVDRALSPGMFDS, from the coding sequence GTGCGTTCGGTGTTCATGATCGTGGGCAAGCATCCCCGGCTGTGGGTGACTGCCGTCCTGGCCCTGTCCGCTGTCCTCATCTACGCAGGCATTGACCGGCTGCTGGAGGATCGGACCGTTCAGTCTCTCTCGGGGATGATCCAGGACAAGGTCGTCGCCATCGATCCCGGCCATGGCGGGGAAGACGGCGGCGCCAAAGGGACGCGGGGAACCCAGGAGAAGGTCGTCAACCTGCAGATCGCCAAAAAAGTGGTCGATCAGTTGAACCAGGCAGGGGGCAAAGCCATCCTCACCCGCGAGACGGAAGACAATCTCAGCGTCGGTCAATGGAGTCAGCGGAGCGAATTGACGAAGCGCGTGGAAAAGGCCCAGGCGGCCAACGCCCTCGTCTATGTATCGATTCATGCCAACAGTTTTCCCGTGTCGCCGTCTTGTTCAGGCGCGCAGGTCTTTTACCAGCCGGGATCGGCGGAAGGGAAGCGCCTGGCCCTGCACATCCAAAAAGAGATGACCCAACGGGTCGGCAACAAGGACAAGCGGCAGGCCAAGGCAGAAGACTACTTCGTCCTGCGCATGACCAAATGCCCGGCGGTGATGGTGGAGACCGGCTTTTTGTCGAACGCGGCCGAAGAGGCGCTGCTCCTCAAAGACGATTACCAGGATAAACTGGCCCAAGGCATCGCCACCGGCATCGCCCGCTATCTGGCCGGTGAACCGGCGGAGGAGCCGAAAGGCGCCACGACCGATGCGCCTGGCGGGTTCATCCCCGAGGTTGATCGCGCCCTGTCGCCGGGGATGTTCGATTCGTGA